The Fusobacterium sp. JB019 genome has a segment encoding these proteins:
- a CDS encoding outer membrane beta-barrel protein, which produces MKKILIGCFVLSAISFANTLNNADKYLEVRAGWDVNAEYDSVDIGGTEFIANDAKSDGFELALEGMMKYNNNWDLGIGIAYQDHADRKTANPMVYNVDGADYDSIPIYFVAKYKFNSGYNYVPYLKANLGYAFNFDEDDIVGKAPDGSIVKKVGVSVDDGMYFAIGGGLEYDNFTVDLMYGVVKADISLTGNTLGNDKYSADYEKLTLSVGYKFDM; this is translated from the coding sequence ATGAAGAAAATATTAATCGGTTGTTTTGTATTATCGGCTATATCTTTTGCAAATACCTTGAATAATGCAGATAAGTATTTGGAAGTTAGAGCTGGATGGGATGTTAACGCTGAGTATGATTCTGTTGATATTGGTGGAACTGAATTTATTGCAAATGATGCTAAGTCAGATGGTTTTGAACTTGCTTTAGAAGGAATGATGAAATATAATAATAATTGGGATTTAGGTATAGGTATTGCATATCAAGATCATGCAGATAGAAAAACTGCTAATCCTATGGTTTATAATGTTGACGGAGCAGATTATGATTCGATACCGATATATTTTGTAGCTAAATATAAATTTAATTCAGGATATAATTACGTTCCATATTTAAAAGCTAATTTAGGTTATGCTTTTAATTTTGACGAAGATGATATTGTTGGAAAAGCTCCAGATGGGTCTATTGTAAAAAAAGTAGGTGTAAGCGTAGATGACGGAATGTATTTTGCAATAGGTGGAGGATTAGAATATGATAACTTTACTGTAGATTTAATGTATGGAGTTGTAAAAGCGGATATTTCTCTTACAGGAAATACTTTAGGAAATGATAAGTATTCAGCTGACTATGAAAAGTTAACATTATCAGTAGGTTATAAATTTGATATGTAG
- a CDS encoding RNA methyltransferase produces the protein MLYINSKENNTFKKIKKLKQKKYREQDKLFLAEGIKFLDFKEIPKYILIDEDFDYKIIEDKIEEFNCEKIILPSSLYSNISSQEHSQGIILVYSYESKNIEDIENNVIVLDKIADPGNLGTIIRTVDAAGFKDIILTKGSVDCYNEKTIRSTMGSIFNVNLHYIEDDKLILFLKENNYKMISATLEKDSVLYNKMKIKEKNAIIFGNEGNGISRKIIDASDEKIIIPIYGSAESLNVAMACGIIIYKAKELMEER, from the coding sequence ATGCTATATATAAACAGTAAAGAAAATAATACTTTCAAAAAAATAAAGAAGTTAAAGCAAAAAAAATATAGAGAACAAGATAAATTATTCTTGGCAGAGGGAATTAAATTTTTAGATTTTAAAGAAATTCCAAAATATATTTTAATAGATGAAGACTTTGATTATAAAATAATAGAAGATAAAATAGAAGAATTTAATTGCGAAAAAATTATACTTCCCTCTTCTTTATATTCAAATATTTCTTCACAAGAACATTCTCAAGGAATTATTCTAGTATATTCCTATGAATCAAAAAATATAGAAGATATAGAAAATAATGTTATTGTTTTAGATAAAATTGCTGATCCTGGAAATTTAGGGACTATAATAAGAACAGTTGATGCAGCTGGTTTTAAGGATATTATCCTTACCAAAGGTAGTGTAGATTGTTATAATGAAAAAACTATAAGAAGTACAATGGGATCAATATTTAATGTGAATTTACATTATATAGAGGATGATAAATTAATCTTATTTTTAAAGGAAAATAATTATAAGATGATATCAGCTACTTTGGAAAAAGATTCTGTTCTATATAATAAGATGAAGATAAAAGAAAAAAATGCTATTATTTTTGGAAACGAAGGTAATGGAATTTCTAGAAAGATAATAGATGCTTCAGATGAGAAGATAATCATTCCAATATATGGAAGTGCTGAATCACTTAATGTAGCAATGGCTTGTGGTATTATAATTTATAAAGCTAAAGAATTAATGGAGGAAAGATAA
- a CDS encoding Cof-type HAD-IIB family hydrolase, which yields MNKYKAVVCDLDGTLLNSNHKISDYTRRVIKRIIQKGIKVIIATGRHYKDAIHYKDILECESYLIALNGAVILNEDNEIIRTCTIPCKYGDKILDFPRDKDIFMNISQGENWYSSKLREQDKKFINESGFTQEVVECFDKAKGKEISKVFYMCDDLNKIQCLENKLHESFGKNLNITSSFPQCIEVMAEDANKGNAIKEILKDINCSEEEVVAFGDGLNDYEMLSVAGKGFIMENANPKLKEMLPECEVIGNNNEDAIGIHLAKLFL from the coding sequence TTGAATAAATATAAAGCAGTAGTATGTGACTTAGATGGAACTTTATTAAATTCCAATCATAAAATTTCTGATTATACAAGAAGAGTAATAAAAAGAATAATTCAAAAAGGAATTAAAGTTATTATAGCAACTGGAAGACATTATAAAGATGCTATACATTATAAAGATATATTAGAATGTGAATCTTATTTAATAGCTTTAAATGGTGCTGTAATTTTAAATGAAGATAACGAGATTATAAGAACTTGTACAATTCCTTGTAAATACGGAGATAAAATATTAGATTTTCCTAGAGATAAGGACATATTTATGAATATTTCTCAAGGTGAAAATTGGTATTCATCTAAATTAAGAGAACAAGATAAGAAATTTATAAATGAATCTGGTTTTACTCAGGAAGTTGTAGAATGTTTTGATAAAGCTAAGGGAAAAGAGATTTCAAAAGTATTTTATATGTGTGATGATTTAAATAAGATTCAATGCTTGGAAAATAAATTACATGAATCTTTTGGGAAAAATTTAAATATAACATCTTCTTTCCCTCAATGTATTGAAGTTATGGCAGAAGATGCAAATAAAGGAAATGCAATTAAAGAAATATTAAAAGATATAAATTGTTCTGAAGAAGAAGTAGTAGCTTTTGGAGATGGACTTAATGATTATGAAATGCTTTCTGTTGCAGGAAAGGGTTTTATTATGGAAAATGCAAATCCAAAATTAAAAGAAATGTTACCTGAATGCGAAGTTATTGGAAACAATAATGAAGATGCAATAGGTATACACTTAGCAAAATTATTTTTATAA
- a CDS encoding rubredoxin encodes MKKWECQSCGYIYDPKAGDKNKVNPKTPFALLDEDWVCPVCGACKKSFEELHTIETKDKKNAVG; translated from the coding sequence ATGAAAAAGTGGGAATGTCAGTCTTGTGGTTATATTTATGATCCTAAAGCAGGAGATAAAAACAAAGTTAATCCAAAAACACCATTTGCTCTTCTAGATGAAGATTGGGTTTGTCCAGTATGCGGAGCATGTAAAAAATCATTTGAAGAACTACATACAATAGAAACGAAAGATAAAAAAAATGCTGTAGGTTAA
- a CDS encoding YbaK/EbsC family protein, with protein sequence MSLRTVQEFFKENELPLSVIETEKPTGTVSEAAKAFGILEDEIAKTMGFLLKDGSCILILMKGTARVDNKKFKKVFHEKAKMIPFDEVEELTGHEPGGVCPFGLANPLKIYLDETLKEFEIMYPAGGTPHSAVKVSVEMLSKITNGTWVNITK encoded by the coding sequence ATGAGTTTAAGAACTGTACAAGAATTTTTTAAAGAAAATGAATTACCATTATCTGTTATAGAAACAGAAAAACCTACTGGTACTGTTAGTGAAGCAGCTAAGGCTTTTGGAATATTAGAAGATGAAATTGCTAAAACCATGGGATTTTTATTAAAAGATGGTAGCTGTATTCTGATACTTATGAAAGGAACTGCGAGAGTGGATAACAAAAAATTTAAAAAAGTTTTTCATGAAAAAGCTAAAATGATTCCCTTTGATGAAGTGGAAGAATTAACAGGACATGAACCTGGGGGAGTTTGTCCTTTCGGACTAGCTAATCCTCTTAAAATATATTTAGATGAAACTTTAAAAGAATTTGAAATTATGTATCCTGCAGGAGGAACTCCTCACTCAGCAGTTAAAGTTTCTGTTGAAATGTTATCTAAAATTACAAATGGAACTTGGGTAAATATTACAAAATAA
- a CDS encoding toxin-antitoxin system YwqK family antitoxin — protein MFNQYNAQGKKEGLWVKKFETGKVKEEKNYVNGIREGEYRCYYSNGQIETRKFYKNGNLHGKYETFLSNGARDVCYNLVDGEMVGRYESYYPNGQVKKLKVHINNHTTSTNIQFYIDGKVKIDKNYKDDKLSGPYKEYYPDGQIYIDANYIAGELDGPYKEYAEDGTLIAKHIYKNGKIAE, from the coding sequence ATGTTTAATCAGTACAATGCACAAGGAAAAAAAGAAGGTTTATGGGTAAAAAAATTTGAGACTGGGAAAGTCAAAGAAGAAAAAAATTATGTTAACGGAATTAGAGAGGGTGAATATAGATGTTATTATTCTAATGGACAAATAGAAACTAGAAAATTTTATAAAAATGGTAATCTTCATGGAAAATATGAAACATTTTTATCAAATGGAGCAAGAGATGTTTGTTATAATTTAGTTGATGGAGAAATGGTTGGAAGATATGAAAGTTATTATCCAAATGGGCAAGTGAAAAAATTAAAGGTTCATATTAATAATCATACAACATCTACTAATATTCAATTCTATATTGATGGGAAAGTTAAAATAGATAAGAATTACAAGGATGATAAATTATCAGGACCATATAAAGAATATTATCCTGATGGACAAATATATATAGATGCAAATTATATAGCTGGAGAATTAGATGGGCCATATAAAGAATACGCTGAGGACGGGACTCTTATTGCTAAGCATATCTATAAGAATGGTAAAATTGCTGAATAA
- a CDS encoding nitroreductase family protein, with the protein MNFLGKRTIRKFKDKPIEKEKLDAIIKSVLTAPTGMGKNSCEFLVFDTKEEVEKLVGIKPHGGSCLKTATAVIATLINKDEAYTPVEDGSVATHTIGLKAYDLGLGSCWVHIIGRKASETETSEEFFKKVVDIPNNLMVFSLVALGYADEEKPAYTDEDLDFSKVSYNKYKK; encoded by the coding sequence ATGAATTTTTTAGGAAAAAGAACAATCAGAAAATTTAAAGATAAACCTATAGAAAAGGAAAAATTAGATGCAATTATAAAATCAGTTTTAACAGCTCCTACTGGTATGGGCAAAAATTCTTGTGAATTTTTAGTTTTTGATACAAAGGAAGAAGTTGAAAAATTAGTTGGAATTAAACCTCATGGAGGAAGTTGCCTTAAAACTGCAACAGCAGTAATTGCTACTTTAATTAACAAAGATGAAGCTTATACACCTGTTGAAGATGGATCAGTTGCAACACATACAATAGGATTAAAAGCTTATGATTTAGGACTTGGTTCTTGTTGGGTTCATATAATTGGAAGAAAAGCTTCAGAAACTGAAACTTCAGAAGAATTTTTTAAAAAAGTTGTAGATATACCTAATAATTTAATGGTGTTTTCTTTAGTAGCTTTAGGTTATGCAGATGAAGAAAAGCCAGCCTACACAGATGAAGATTTAGATTTTTCTAAAGTAAGTTATAACAAATACAAAAAATAA
- a CDS encoding DMT family transporter, giving the protein MDKKMKKGIIFIILSALCFTTMGLFIRLSGELPVMQKSVFRNAISAIFAFFILIRKKDSIKKIEPKALGTLIFRSSFGTLGILCNYYAVDHLLLSDATMLLQLSPFFAIVFSFLILKERVVTKQMLIVIFAFIGALFVIKPSFTSMSMIPSLAGVCGGMFAGLAYTYVRKLGGMGMAGPFIVFFFSAFSCLSILPFAIMSYVPMSTSQIIYLLFAGLFACGGQFTMTTAYYSAPAKDISVYNYSSIIFAAILGFTFLGQIPDIYSVIGYIIILLMAYTMFKFNQNK; this is encoded by the coding sequence GTGGATAAAAAAATGAAAAAAGGAATAATATTTATTATTCTTTCTGCTCTTTGTTTTACTACTATGGGTCTTTTTATCAGACTCAGCGGGGAACTACCTGTAATGCAAAAATCTGTTTTTAGAAATGCCATTTCAGCTATCTTTGCATTTTTTATTTTAATTAGAAAAAAAGATTCAATTAAAAAAATTGAACCAAAAGCTTTGGGAACTTTAATTTTTAGGTCTTCCTTTGGAACTCTAGGAATTTTATGTAACTACTACGCTGTTGATCATTTATTATTATCAGATGCTACTATGTTATTACAACTTAGTCCCTTCTTTGCAATTGTATTTAGCTTTCTTATTTTAAAAGAAAGAGTTGTTACAAAACAAATGTTAATTGTTATTTTTGCATTTATAGGAGCATTATTTGTAATAAAACCTTCTTTTACATCAATGAGTATGATTCCATCTTTAGCAGGAGTTTGCGGAGGAATGTTTGCAGGACTTGCATATACTTATGTTAGAAAATTAGGAGGAATGGGAATGGCAGGACCTTTCATAGTCTTTTTCTTCTCAGCATTTTCTTGCCTTAGTATTTTACCCTTTGCAATTATGTCATATGTGCCAATGTCAACAAGCCAAATAATATATCTTTTATTTGCAGGACTATTTGCATGTGGTGGTCAATTTACAATGACAACAGCATATTATAGTGCCCCTGCAAAGGATATATCTGTTTATAATTACTCAAGTATAATATTTGCAGCAATTCTAGGATTTACTTTCCTTGGACAAATACCAGATATTTACAGTGTAATTGGATATATTATTATACTACTAATGGCTTATACAATGTTTAAATTTAATCAAAATAAATAA
- a CDS encoding DUF4402 domain-containing protein produces the protein MKKNLTLIFLSLSTLILAASNNVETGVDVSGELKINANVLAPLEIKEQTPMEFGDIIIGKAAESTTHGQMKVEGAPGNNVIVTVPASATIERVGISGSTATVTLSSDVEGTQNLGEDGEIIHTIKGNIAEGETTKAGEHTGTVTISVKYN, from the coding sequence ATGAAAAAAAATTTAACTTTGATATTTTTAAGTTTATCAACATTAATTTTAGCTGCCTCAAACAATGTGGAAACAGGAGTAGATGTAAGTGGTGAATTGAAAATTAATGCCAATGTTCTCGCACCTTTGGAAATAAAAGAACAAACTCCTATGGAATTTGGAGATATAATTATTGGAAAAGCTGCAGAATCAACTACTCATGGTCAAATGAAAGTAGAAGGAGCTCCTGGAAATAATGTTATTGTTACAGTACCAGCTTCTGCTACTATTGAAAGAGTTGGAATTAGTGGTTCAACAGCAACAGTAACTTTAAGTTCTGATGTTGAAGGAACTCAAAATTTAGGTGAGGATGGTGAAATCATTCATACTATAAAAGGAAATATTGCAGAGGGTGAAACTACTAAAGCAGGTGAACATACAGGTACAGTTACTATTTCAGTTAAATATAATTAG
- a CDS encoding amidohydrolase: MTKEELKQQVLKVIEENKDLIINIGRDIYKNPEYGYKEFETTKKVANFLKNELNLETSENIAYTGCRARLNSEKKGPKVAILGELDGISCNEHVDALENGASHTCGHNIQIAGMLGAAVGLIKSGVYKHLDGKIDFMATPAEEFVQLEYRSKLKEEGKIKFFGGKQELIRKGAFDDVNMSIMFHAQALDDKKVLVGPVSNGFIGKQIKFIGKEAHAGSAPYEGINALNAAMLAINNVNAQRETFKEADRVRFHPIITKGGDIVNVVPADVRMESYVRARTIESMIDANKKVNRGLIAGAMAVGAEIEITELPGYLPILRHDNMEDVLKENLNYMGIGNDEIIDGGDFTGSFDFGDVSHIMPTLHPMFGGIKGALHTRNYKIVDEEKAYLYPAKAMALTVVDLLFDNANKANEILKDFKPLMTKEEYLEFMNSNDKTIKK, from the coding sequence ATGACAAAAGAAGAATTAAAACAACAGGTTTTAAAAGTTATTGAAGAAAACAAGGACTTAATTATTAACATTGGTAGAGATATTTATAAAAATCCTGAATATGGATACAAAGAATTTGAAACTACTAAGAAAGTTGCAAATTTCTTGAAAAATGAATTAAACTTAGAAACTTCAGAAAATATAGCTTATACTGGATGTAGAGCTAGATTAAATTCTGAAAAAAAAGGACCTAAAGTTGCTATACTAGGAGAACTTGATGGTATTTCTTGTAACGAACATGTGGATGCTTTAGAAAATGGAGCAAGTCATACTTGTGGACATAATATTCAAATTGCTGGAATGCTTGGAGCTGCAGTTGGTTTAATAAAATCAGGAGTTTATAAACATTTAGATGGAAAAATTGATTTTATGGCTACACCTGCTGAAGAGTTTGTTCAACTTGAATATAGAAGTAAACTAAAAGAAGAGGGAAAAATTAAATTCTTTGGTGGGAAACAAGAACTTATAAGAAAAGGTGCTTTTGACGATGTTAATATGAGTATTATGTTTCATGCTCAGGCTCTTGATGATAAAAAAGTTTTAGTTGGTCCTGTAAGTAATGGATTTATAGGAAAACAAATAAAATTTATTGGTAAAGAAGCCCACGCAGGTTCTGCTCCATATGAAGGAATAAATGCTTTAAATGCTGCAATGCTTGCAATTAATAATGTTAATGCTCAAAGGGAAACTTTCAAAGAAGCAGATAGAGTTAGATTTCATCCAATTATAACTAAGGGGGGAGACATTGTAAATGTTGTTCCTGCAGATGTAAGAATGGAATCTTATGTTAGAGCTAGAACTATTGAAAGTATGATTGATGCTAACAAAAAAGTTAATAGAGGATTAATAGCTGGAGCTATGGCTGTTGGAGCTGAAATTGAAATAACTGAATTACCTGGATACTTACCTATATTAAGACATGATAATATGGAAGATGTTTTAAAAGAAAATCTTAATTATATGGGAATAGGAAATGATGAAATAATTGATGGGGGAGATTTCACAGGATCATTTGATTTTGGAGATGTTTCTCATATAATGCCTACTCTTCATCCTATGTTTGGAGGAATTAAAGGAGCTTTACATACAAGAAATTATAAAATAGTAGATGAGGAAAAAGCTTATTTATATCCTGCAAAGGCAATGGCTTTAACTGTTGTAGATTTATTATTTGATAATGCTAATAAAGCTAATGAAATTTTAAAAGATTTTAAACCTCTTATGACTAAGGAAGAATATTTAGAATTTATGAATTCTAATGATAAGACAATTAAAAAATAG
- a CDS encoding DUF3100 domain-containing protein, whose protein sequence is MENVLSMKNGRAPIFIKLFASLIVISIIAEGIGAKIILLGTSGKIVLLPMLFAMVIATLITPHALGQVLPALRNICDEKEIELAEQVVMFSLLFLGVKLGASAGPKVGKVIEAGPALLLQEFGNLGTMLIGLPIAIALGMKRGAVGATVSICREPTLGLIGEKYGINSQEGIGVMGTYITGTVFGTIFFGLLGSLASNTSIHPYALAMASGMGSGSMMTAASQSLAASVPGMQDEILAYAATSNIMTSITGLYMVLFVSLPIANKLYAVYTKLFGIKEDLNKEEVNN, encoded by the coding sequence ATGGAAAATGTTTTAAGTATGAAAAATGGAAGGGCGCCGATATTTATTAAATTATTTGCTTCTTTAATAGTTATCAGTATTATTGCAGAGGGAATAGGTGCAAAAATTATATTACTAGGTACTAGTGGAAAAATTGTTTTATTACCTATGTTGTTTGCAATGGTAATTGCAACATTAATTACACCTCATGCTCTTGGACAAGTTTTACCAGCATTAAGAAATATTTGTGATGAAAAAGAAATTGAACTTGCTGAGCAAGTAGTTATGTTTTCATTACTTTTCTTAGGAGTTAAACTAGGAGCAAGTGCAGGACCTAAGGTTGGAAAAGTTATTGAAGCAGGACCAGCATTATTATTACAAGAATTTGGAAATTTAGGAACAATGTTAATTGGACTTCCAATAGCTATTGCCCTTGGAATGAAAAGAGGAGCAGTTGGAGCAACAGTTAGTATTTGTAGAGAACCTACTTTAGGATTAATTGGAGAAAAATATGGAATTAATTCACAAGAAGGAATTGGAGTTATGGGAACTTATATTACAGGAACAGTTTTTGGAACTATTTTCTTCGGATTACTTGGATCTTTAGCTTCTAATACAAGTATTCATCCTTATGCACTTGCTATGGCTAGTGGAATGGGAAGTGGATCTATGATGACTGCAGCATCTCAATCTCTTGCAGCAAGTGTACCTGGAATGCAAGATGAAATACTTGCTTACGCAGCAACTTCAAATATTATGACTAGTATCACTGGGCTTTATATGGTATTATTTGTTTCATTACCTATAGCAAATAAACTTTATGCAGTATATACTAAATTATTTGGAATTAAAGAAGATTTAAATAAAGAAGAGGTGAATAACTAA
- a CDS encoding 6-carboxytetrahydropterin synthase, whose amino-acid sequence MYFLTVEHSMDAAHFLSGYNGKCSNIHGHRWRVIVNVMKEELKKEGPERGMVFDFKELKDIIKKEVDFFDHSLIVEEGSLKKKTIDALLDEEFKIEFVKFRPTAEEFAKYFFDKIESKGYKVSKVQVYETPNNCATYTKGENFGI is encoded by the coding sequence ATGTATTTTTTAACAGTAGAACATAGTATGGACGCAGCTCATTTTTTATCTGGATACAATGGAAAATGTTCTAACATACATGGACATAGATGGAGAGTTATAGTAAATGTTATGAAAGAAGAATTGAAAAAAGAAGGACCTGAAAGAGGAATGGTTTTTGATTTTAAGGAATTAAAAGATATTATAAAAAAGGAAGTAGATTTTTTTGATCACTCTTTAATAGTAGAAGAGGGAAGTTTAAAGAAAAAAACAATTGATGCTCTTTTAGATGAAGAATTTAAAATAGAATTTGTTAAATTTAGACCAACTGCAGAGGAATTTGCTAAATACTTTTTTGATAAAATAGAAAGCAAAGGGTATAAAGTGAGTAAGGTACAAGTTTATGAAACACCTAACAATTGTGCTACTTATACAAAAGGAGAAAACTTTGGAATATAA
- the queE gene encoding putative 7-carboxy-7-deazaguanine synthase QueE, producing MEYKIAEKFVSINGEGPKAGELAIFIRFINCNLDCSYCDTKWANSSDASYKIETEESLVNYIRKENIKNITITGGEPLLQKHIQFLIENILKIKDTKIEIETNGSISIEELVNYRNETNANISFTIDYKSPSSNMEKYMHLDNYNLIDQRDSIKFVVGSMKDLICGKDVIDKFNLINKCNIFFSPIFSLIEPQDIVKFLIEENLNNVRLQLQLHKYIWDPNKKGV from the coding sequence TTGGAATATAAAATTGCTGAAAAATTTGTAAGTATTAATGGTGAAGGGCCAAAGGCTGGAGAGTTAGCTATTTTTATTAGATTTATAAATTGTAATTTAGATTGTAGCTATTGTGATACTAAATGGGCAAATTCTTCTGATGCTTCTTATAAAATAGAAACTGAAGAAAGTTTAGTTAATTATATAAGGAAGGAAAACATAAAAAATATAACTATAACTGGAGGAGAACCCCTTCTTCAAAAACATATACAATTTTTAATTGAAAATATTTTAAAAATAAAAGATACAAAAATTGAGATAGAAACAAATGGAAGTATAAGTATAGAAGAATTAGTTAATTATAGAAATGAAACAAATGCTAATATTTCCTTTACAATAGATTATAAATCACCATCTAGTAATATGGAAAAATATATGCACTTAGATAATTATAATCTTATAGATCAAAGAGACAGTATTAAGTTTGTAGTAGGAAGTATGAAAGATTTAATTTGTGGAAAAGATGTAATAGATAAATTTAACCTAATAAATAAATGTAATATATTTTTTAGTCCAATATTTAGTTTAATTGAGCCACAAGATATAGTTAAATTTTTAATAGAGGAAAACTTAAATAATGTAAGATTACAATTACAGTTACATAAATAT